The following coding sequences lie in one Nocardioides sambongensis genomic window:
- a CDS encoding oxidoreductase has product MSKPRTFPHLTAPGRIGPMELSNRIVLPAMDMNVSEDGVIEQREIDHYVARAAGGAGLVITGACAIDFPVGATSMKEPGLSGEQFVPGLRALADAVHAVGGKVCIQSTHHGKIARIDTINDRPLLTPSIPDYEFDYRAMVDCTTEELGRLAAVTGGKKATYHEMTLEDIDALILTWAEAAARVAAAGCDAIEIHVAHGYILGAFLNRRDNLRTDEYGGALENRARLACRVIRAVKERVGDDLAVLVRVAGEEFGQEGGLTLAESTAAAALFEEVGADAIHVTGWGRNPFADFTEGPLPDKVGAYLDAAAAIKRRVSIPVIAVGRMLPEIAEDAIAAGDIDFAAMGRQLLADPELPNKLREGRAAQVRPCINCYLCVNENFFDDTPFCAVNPALGTETILPLLPTRTREHVVVVGAGPGGLESARVLAERGHRVTVLDKSDRIGGTLWFSTLTTPDNERLLTWLGDEVARLGIDVRLRTEATVETVRALAPDHVVVATGAVRPRPDVPGGDLPIVQTGDTLRALMLGSAEKADAGVVLRALGRMGKLSGVTRSPSAVRELTKRFLPVGKDVVVVGGSLVGLELAEFLAHRGRRVTLLHESQQLGLPMAMPRRWTAVRNAGEHGVAIHRNVTVDRITEHGVEWSDRAGEQHSATADMVLYAEGTAAAAPLADDLRAAGLKVEVVGDAGEVGYIHGAVHSAWKVAATL; this is encoded by the coding sequence GCCTGCGCCATCGACTTCCCGGTCGGTGCCACCTCGATGAAGGAGCCGGGGCTGTCCGGGGAGCAGTTCGTCCCCGGTCTGCGGGCCCTCGCCGACGCGGTGCACGCGGTCGGTGGGAAGGTCTGCATCCAGTCGACCCACCACGGCAAGATCGCCCGGATCGACACGATCAACGACCGGCCGCTGTTGACGCCGAGCATCCCCGACTACGAGTTCGACTACCGGGCGATGGTCGACTGCACCACCGAGGAGTTGGGGCGCCTGGCCGCGGTCACCGGGGGCAAGAAGGCGACGTACCACGAGATGACGCTCGAGGACATCGACGCGCTGATCCTCACCTGGGCCGAGGCGGCCGCCCGGGTCGCCGCCGCCGGCTGCGACGCGATCGAGATCCACGTGGCCCACGGCTACATCCTCGGCGCGTTCCTGAACCGCCGGGACAATTTGCGCACCGACGAGTACGGCGGCGCGCTGGAGAACCGGGCCCGCCTGGCCTGCCGCGTGATCCGGGCCGTCAAGGAGCGGGTCGGGGACGACCTGGCCGTGCTGGTCCGGGTCGCCGGAGAGGAGTTCGGCCAGGAGGGTGGTCTCACCCTGGCGGAGTCCACCGCGGCCGCGGCCCTCTTCGAGGAGGTCGGCGCCGACGCCATCCACGTCACCGGCTGGGGGCGCAACCCGTTCGCGGACTTCACCGAAGGCCCGCTGCCGGACAAGGTGGGCGCCTACCTGGACGCGGCCGCCGCGATCAAGCGGCGCGTCTCGATCCCGGTGATCGCCGTGGGCCGGATGCTTCCGGAGATCGCCGAGGACGCGATCGCGGCGGGCGACATCGACTTCGCGGCGATGGGACGTCAGCTGCTGGCCGACCCCGAGCTGCCGAACAAGCTGCGCGAGGGCCGCGCCGCGCAGGTGCGTCCCTGCATCAACTGCTATCTCTGCGTCAACGAGAACTTCTTCGACGACACCCCCTTCTGTGCGGTCAACCCGGCCCTGGGCACCGAGACGATCCTCCCCCTGCTGCCGACCCGTACCCGCGAGCACGTGGTGGTCGTGGGCGCCGGCCCGGGCGGGCTGGAGAGCGCACGGGTGCTGGCCGAGCGCGGCCACCGGGTGACGGTGCTGGACAAGTCGGACCGGATCGGCGGCACCCTGTGGTTCTCCACCCTCACCACCCCCGACAACGAGCGGCTGCTGACCTGGCTCGGCGACGAGGTCGCCCGGCTCGGCATCGACGTCCGGCTGCGCACCGAGGCGACCGTGGAGACCGTCCGGGCGCTGGCGCCCGACCATGTCGTGGTGGCCACCGGCGCGGTCCGCCCGCGGCCGGACGTGCCGGGTGGCGACCTGCCGATCGTGCAGACCGGCGACACCCTCCGCGCGCTGATGCTGGGCAGCGCGGAGAAGGCCGACGCGGGCGTGGTGCTGCGCGCGCTGGGGCGGATGGGCAAGCTCTCCGGCGTCACCCGGAGCCCGTCGGCGGTGCGTGAGCTCACCAAGCGGTTCCTGCCGGTGGGCAAGGACGTCGTGGTGGTCGGCGGCTCCCTGGTCGGGCTGGAGCTCGCCGAGTTCCTGGCGCATCGTGGCCGTCGGGTCACCCTGCTGCACGAGTCGCAGCAGCTGGGTCTGCCGATGGCGATGCCGCGGCGCTGGACCGCGGTGCGCAACGCCGGCGAGCACGGCGTGGCGATCCACCGCAACGTCACCGTCGACCGGATCACCGAGCACGGCGTCGAGTGGAGCGACCGGGCCGGCGAGCAGCACTCGGCCACCGCCGACATGGTGCTCTACGCCGAGGGGACCGCCGCCGCGGCGCCGCTCGCCGACGACCTGCGTGCGGCCGGGCTCAAGGTCGAGGTCGTCGGGGACGCCGGAGAGGTCGGCTACATCCACGGTGCGGTGCACTCGGCGTGGAAGGTCGCGGCCACCCTCTGA
- a CDS encoding acyl-CoA thioesterase — translation MSYLLDDAVATEPLGDGVHRVQLTADWHTANGTPNGGYILAVLQHAAMREAAHPDPLSIAITYFRPAVAGEAEVRVREVRVGRRVSTYDAILVQHDKEIAHAVLSTHDWDATGSIEHTPHAAPEIPGPEECPDSSGLIPPGMMAILDRYRYAMPEAPGWLSGNPSGVTESLAWIRSADGRPVDALLAGAMVDAFWPVTAEIGHVASATIQLTVHYRRRAENTRWALGHVTSRHVIAGYHDEDVELWDEHGRLIAQGRQLAILSGG, via the coding sequence GTGTCCTACCTCCTCGACGATGCCGTCGCGACCGAGCCGCTGGGCGACGGTGTGCACCGCGTCCAGCTCACGGCCGACTGGCACACCGCCAACGGCACCCCGAACGGCGGCTACATCCTGGCCGTCCTGCAGCACGCGGCGATGCGTGAGGCCGCGCACCCGGACCCGCTGAGCATCGCGATCACCTACTTCCGCCCGGCCGTGGCCGGCGAGGCCGAGGTCCGGGTCCGCGAGGTGCGGGTCGGGCGACGGGTCTCGACGTACGACGCGATCCTGGTGCAGCACGACAAGGAGATCGCGCACGCCGTGCTGAGCACCCACGACTGGGACGCCACGGGCTCCATCGAGCACACCCCGCACGCGGCGCCGGAGATCCCCGGTCCGGAGGAGTGCCCGGACTCCAGTGGGCTGATCCCGCCCGGGATGATGGCGATCCTGGACCGGTACCGCTACGCGATGCCCGAGGCGCCGGGCTGGCTGTCGGGCAACCCGTCGGGGGTGACCGAGTCACTGGCCTGGATCCGCTCCGCGGACGGCCGGCCGGTGGACGCCCTGCTCGCCGGCGCGATGGTGGACGCCTTCTGGCCGGTGACTGCTGAGATCGGGCACGTCGCCTCGGCGACGATCCAGCTCACCGTGCACTACCGGCGTCGCGCCGAGAACACGCGGTGGGCGCTCGGCCACGTCACCAGCCGGCACGTGATCGCCGGCTACCACGACGAGGACGTCGAGCTGTGGGACGAGCACGGCCGGCTGATCGCCCAGGGACGGCAGCTGGCGATCCTCAGCGGCGGCTGA